CGGATTCGCGAGTGTTCGCCATAGGTGATGCCGTCCGCCCTGGGCTGTTGACGCATGCCATCGGGCATGGGCGTCGGGCCGCCGAGGTTATCGATGACCTGTTCAACAATCGTCGTCCTCAAAGCGATACCAGAGAAATGATCGACTACACCCGCATGACACTGGAGTATTTTGATCCTCGCGTTATCGAATTCAGTGATATGAATCAGTGTGGGGCTGAATGTTCATCCTGTGGTTCCTGCCGGGATTGCTACATCTGCGATACCATCTGTCCGCAGGCGGCGATAAGTCGAAACGAATTGCCGGATGGTGGTTTTGAACGAGTGGTTGATCCTGACAAATGTATTGCCTGTGGTTTCTGCGCTGATTCCTGCCCTTGTGGAATCTGGGATATGAAGCCCCCGGCTCCGATGGAGTAGGGGAAGGGGAACAAATAAAAAAGGCGACGAGATTTTCTCGTCGCCTTTTTTATATGCATGTAAGGTCTGTTAAGGATACCGTCCCATATTTCGTTCCTGTTTCAATCCATGCTCGGTCAACCTGTCGTATTCCTTTTGATCTTTCTTCATTTTATCCAAAATACGGGTTGCGCGCTTTTTGATCTCAGCCTTGAAATTGATACAGTCACTTGTCGGGAAGGATTCCAATGTGTCGTCAAGCAAGTGGGCTGCCTTGGTCGATATTTCACCATGGATTAGTTCGTGTTCTTCCAATTTGGACAGGAATTCTTTCCACCATTTTCGGGTTTTATAGTCCACGCTGTGAATGAGCTTCGGGTATTTGTAGGTAAGATGGAGATATACCGTTGCTTTTGTCGGGGTACATTGTCCACCGTGGTTGCGCCAATTGAAGCTGTATTTGATATCGGTCAGGGTGTGCGCCTGATATGTCTTGATTCCCTTGTTCAAGGGGGAGTGGTTCTTTAGGTTCATGAAGATGGTCTTTGGATCATGGCCATCCACCATGTAATATTCCGTGTTGACTGTTCTGACCACGTCCGCCAGAGCGGAGGATGCCAGGAGCAGGAGTATGGAGATTGCCAGAATCAGGCGGCGCATCTTAGTTCCCTTATCCATCCTCGGAAGAACAGAGGTTTTCGAATTGCATCTGGTACAGACGGTTGTAAAGAGGGCAGGATTCAAGCAGGTCGTCATGCTGCCCCTGTGCCACAATTCGTCCTTTTTCCATGACCACGATAACATCTGCTGACATGATCGTCGATAACCTGTGTGCAATGACTATGGATGTTCTGCCTTGCATCAGGTTTTCGAGAGCTTTCTGAACGACTCGTTCCGACTCGGTATCCAGAGCGCTGGTGGCTTCGTCGAGAATAAGTAAGCTCGGGTTTTTCATGATGGCGCGAGCAATGGTCAGCCGCTGTTTTTGGCCGCCAGATATTTTGACGCCGCCTTCACCGACGATGGTGTCATAGCCTTCGGGCATCTTCGTGATGAATTCGTGTGCATATGCGGCCTGAGCTGCCTGAACTACCGTGTCGACATCATATTCATCCTGGGCATAGGCAATGTTGTCAGTCACGGATGCGTTGAACAAGAAGGTGTCCTGCGAAACAAGGCCGAGATTGAGACGCAAGCTGTCCAGGGTGTAATCTTGGAGTGAGGTGCCATTGATCTTAATGTCACCATGTTGAGCGAGATAGAACCGGGGGATCAGGTTGACCAGTGTGGTCTTGCCTGATCCGCTGGGGCCGACAACCGCCACTCTCTGGCCCGCATTGATGGTCAGGGAGAGTTCTTTAATTGCAGGCTCTTGTGTGTTCGGATAGGTGAAGCTGATATCGTTGAATGTAAGTTCTCTGAGGACACCGTCAAATGCCAACGTGCCGTCATTTTCCATGTTGATATCCGGCGAGTCCAGAATGTCGAAAACACGTTCGGCTCCGGCTAGGCCGCCCTGAATCTGATGGTTTGAGGCATTGAGTTTTTTGATCGGGTCGTACAACTGCACGAGACAGACGAGAAATGCTGTAAGATCTCCTGGGGACATCTGGCCATTAATGACACGGCTGCCGCCTACCCAGAGAACGGTCCCACCTGCCACGGCCGCAATCAGGTCCATAATTCTGGAAGATCCTTCACTATATAGGATACGGCGAATTATCATTCCTGTCAGGCTGTTGTTTTCCTTGTTGAATTTAATTTCTTCGCGAAGCTCATTGGCAAACGCTTTAATGACTTTAATGCCTGAAAAGCTTTCTTCAAGGACGACGTTGATGCCTGACAGTTCAGCTTGCATTTTGCGACCGTATTTGCGGATCTTCTGACCGAAGAAAACAAACGGATAAATGGCCACAGGCATGACTATCAAGCTCCAGAAGGCTAGGTAACTGTCAAGATAGATGGTTGTGCCAATCAAGCCAATCAGGGTAAATATCTGTCTGACGAACATGATTCCGCTTGGCAGACAGACTCGGACTGCGACAACATCAGCAACGATACGACTCATGAGCATCCCTATTTCACTTTCTGCGAAATAAGGCATGGGGAGGCGGATGATTTTCTTGAACAAGTCGCAACGTAAATCTCGCAACACGAGCATGCCTGTTGCATTCATCACGTAAACCTGTCCTAACTGGAGGACACCTTTGAGAATGATAAGGCCTGCAAATCCATATATGCAAAGCTCTAATGTCTTGATATCTTTGGCGATAAGGACTTCGTCCGTGATGAATTTTGTTAACCATGCGAGGGCGGGAGCGATAGGGGCATACAACAGCATCGCTATGATTGCCAGGGTGACACGTCCTTTGTATGGAGCGAAATAACTGATGCTTCGTTTGAGCAGGTAACGGTTGCTCATCTTATGGAGTTTTACTTCTCGAGCCAAAATATCTCCTTGGATATTGCTTTTAGACGGCTTTGTTCGCCGTGCAATCATCAAATAAGGCGTTGAAGCTTCATAGTAAAGGATAATAAAAAAGTGAAGGCTGACCATGTGGTCAGCCTGAAATATTGTCAAATTATGAAAGAGAGTGGTGGCTAT
The genomic region above belongs to uncultured Pseudodesulfovibrio sp. and contains:
- a CDS encoding ABC transporter transmembrane domain-containing protein, with amino-acid sequence MSNRYLLKRSISYFAPYKGRVTLAIIAMLLYAPIAPALAWLTKFITDEVLIAKDIKTLELCIYGFAGLIILKGVLQLGQVYVMNATGMLVLRDLRCDLFKKIIRLPMPYFAESEIGMLMSRIVADVVAVRVCLPSGIMFVRQIFTLIGLIGTTIYLDSYLAFWSLIVMPVAIYPFVFFGQKIRKYGRKMQAELSGINVVLEESFSGIKVIKAFANELREEIKFNKENNSLTGMIIRRILYSEGSSRIMDLIAAVAGGTVLWVGGSRVINGQMSPGDLTAFLVCLVQLYDPIKKLNASNHQIQGGLAGAERVFDILDSPDINMENDGTLAFDGVLRELTFNDISFTYPNTQEPAIKELSLTINAGQRVAVVGPSGSGKTTLVNLIPRFYLAQHGDIKINGTSLQDYTLDSLRLNLGLVSQDTFLFNASVTDNIAYAQDEYDVDTVVQAAQAAYAHEFITKMPEGYDTIVGEGGVKISGGQKQRLTIARAIMKNPSLLILDEATSALDTESERVVQKALENLMQGRTSIVIAHRLSTIMSADVIVVMEKGRIVAQGQHDDLLESCPLYNRLYQMQFENLCSSEDG
- a CDS encoding DUF922 domain-containing protein, coding for MRRLILAISILLLLASSALADVVRTVNTEYYMVDGHDPKTIFMNLKNHSPLNKGIKTYQAHTLTDIKYSFNWRNHGGQCTPTKATVYLHLTYKYPKLIHSVDYKTRKWWKEFLSKLEEHELIHGEISTKAAHLLDDTLESFPTSDCINFKAEIKKRATRILDKMKKDQKEYDRLTEHGLKQERNMGRYP